One part of the Glycine soja cultivar W05 chromosome 11, ASM419377v2, whole genome shotgun sequence genome encodes these proteins:
- the LOC114376523 gene encoding protein POLLEN DEFECTIVE IN GUIDANCE 1-like: MCTTHDRFGKVKMRHRGAPEEPPQPQPSFPHRKKKRKRRATATATVGSTSVSFETSHTDAPDQLNTHIHDAAVACEQSKATAAGDGFRFGELRQRSVNGRDSFVDLAVTAVGDGYVTETVESLELKRVLGNDSIPKRSPVSSFLEKVLHGNSVCSTTTVGDEKGRERVYDTIFRLPWRCELVFAYRCWFLCLLQFISVIINYNAPKDSDDYLEASENKEVQEAIYN; this comes from the exons ATGTGCACAACACATGACCGATTCGGTAAAGTCAAAATGAGACACCGTGGCGCGCCAGAGGAACCACCGCAACCCCAACCTTCATTTCCTCACCGGAAAAAGAAGCGCAAGCGCAGAGCCACCGCCACCGCCACCGTCGGTTCCACTTCCGTTTCCTTCGAAACCAGCCACACCGATGCCCCTGACCAGCTCAACACTCACATTCATGACGCTGCTGTTGCGTGCGAGCAGAGTAAAGCCACTGCCGCCGGCGACGGCTTTCGTTTCGGTGAGCTAAGGCAGAGAAGCGTGAACGGTCGCGATAGTTTTGTAGATTTGGCAGTTACGGCAGTTGGTGACGGTTACGTGACGGAGACGGTGGAATCGTTGGAGCTAAAGCGTGTTTTGGGAAATGATTCGATTC CAAAGAGGTCGCCTGTGTCATCCTTTTTGGAGAAAGTGCTCCATGGAAATTCTGTCTGCAGCACTACAACTGTTGGGGATGAAAAGGGACGAGAAAGAGTGTATGACACTATCTTCCGCTTGCCATGGAGATGTGAACTGGTATTTG CTTATAGATGTTGGTTTCTTTGTCTGCTTCAATTCATTTCTGTCATTATTAACTATAATGCCCCCAAGGATAGTGATGACTATTTGGAGGCTTCTGAAAACAAG GAAGTTCAAGAGGCCATCTACAATTGA
- the LOC114374396 gene encoding uncharacterized protein LOC114374396 isoform X2 codes for MKIETLKAGRDEKRDDCHVDNGSAEPELNVPSHKLDRVNDSPKEMSKDGLSAGSFTHETKTNWTHECQIPATSCEDVATKPEASGSTKQEKVLNVDKLANIVYQEHGGCLKKPRGKRKRKDCSRSINEVSVRESDFSADVCKESSLSYCGEIVKSSGVNEENANLKTAGIKDLMELLDSFLVVQGASVFTYKHDNQKQGRYEKLIRQHVDFDTIKSRIHNGTIKSVVELLRDLLLLSNNALVFYSKNTREHKTGLQLRDLVIKTLTEKLESSSTSPVGDPSVNVISTRSSTSYLRDSSARVRSMPSTSPVRDSSVKVRSMRPGNRKIVAKVAGGSSSAERVLVGAKKANKVDTIPAERVSAAVKKANKVDSPPSVESLSIKKACGGRTRTVGHESAVKRNATPRNDRKRIAK; via the exons ATGAAGATTGAAACCCTTAAGGCTGGAAGGGATGAGAAAAGAGATGATTGCCATGTTGACAATGGCTCGGCTGAACCAGAGTTAAATGTTCCTTCTCATAAGTTGGATAGAGTTAACGATTCTCCAAAAGAGATGTCAAAGGATGGGTTATCTGCAGGGAGTTtcacacatgaaactaagacaAACTGGACTCATGAATGCCAGATTCCGGCAACATCTTGTGAAGATGTGGCGACCAAGCCTGAAGCATCAGGGTCCACTAAGCAGGAGAAAGTTTTGAATGTAGATAAGTTGGCTAACATTGTATATCAAGAACATGGAGGGTGTTTGAAAAAACCGAGAGGGAAGAGAAAGAGGAAGGATTGTAGCAGAAGTATTAACGAAGTAAGTGTAAGAGAAAGTGATTTTTCAGCTGATGTGTGTAAAGAAAGTTCTCTCAGCTACTGTGGCGAGATTGTTAAATCTTCTGGTGTGAATGAGGAGAATGCAAACTTGAAAACGGCTGGAATAAAAGATTTGATGGAGCTCTTAGATTCTTTTTTGGTAGTTCAAGGTGCTTCTGTCTTCACTTATAAGCATGATAACCAG AAGCAAGGAAGATACGAGAAATTGATCCGGCAGCATGTGGATTTTGACACCATAAAGTCAAGAATCCACAACGGAACAATCAAGTCCGTGGTAGAACTTTTAAGAGACTTGCTACTCCTGAGCAACAATGCTCTAGTGTTCTACTCCAAGAACACTCGTGAACACAAAACTGGTCTACAACTTAGAGACCTTGTCATCAAAACATTGACGGAGAAACTCGAGAGTTCTAGCACATCACCTGTGGGTGATCCTTCCGTGAATGTCATAAGCACACGTTCTAGCACATCGTATCTGCGTGATTCTTCAGCTAGAGTCAGAAGCATGCCTTCTACATCGCCTGTACGTGATTCGTCAGTGAAAGTCAGAAGCATGCGCCCTGGTAACCGCAAGATTGTTGCAAAGGTAGCTGGTGGCAGCAGCTCGGCTGAAAGGGTCTTAGTTGGAGCTAAGAAAGCTAACAAAGTAGATACTATACCAGCTGAAAGGGTCTCAGCTGCAGTTAAGAAAGCTAACAAAGTGGATTCTCCACCTTCAGTGGAATCCTTAAGCATCAAGAAAGCTTGTGGTGGTAGAACAAGAACGGTTGGACATGAAAGTGCAGTCAAGAGAAATGCAACACCAAGGAATGATAGGAAAAGGATAGCAAAGTGA
- the LOC114376525 gene encoding mitochondrial inner membrane protease subunit 1-like gives MILRNLEAFEPIIKAGWRFSKFYCFIRVTKTYLIAPAVTYGPSMIPTIDLKSGMFLMEKISPRFGKVARGDIVVLRNPQHPRHFMTKRVVGLEGDSLTRISSPDNSDKSKTIVVPKGAVWVEGDNKYNSNDSRKFGPVPYDLIDGKMLWRLTPLKKFGPFWYK, from the exons ATGATATTGAGAAACCTGGAGGCATTTGAGCCTATTATTAAAGCAGGATGGAGGTTTTCTAAGTTCTACTGTTTTATACGCGTTACCAAAACCTATCTGATCGCCCCTGCTGTG ACCTATGGTCCTAGCATGATTCCTACAATCGATTTGAAATCAGGTATGTTCTTAATGGAAAAGATCTCACCCCGGTTTGGTAAAGTTGCTCGTGGAGATATTGTAGTCTTGCGCAATCCTCAACACCCTAGGCACTTTATGACCAAACGTGTGGTTGGATTGGAGGGTGATAGTCTTACACGCATTTCCTCTCCTGATAACAGTGATAAGTCTAAGACGATTGTG GTGCCAAAGGGTGCCGTTTGGGTTGAGGGAGATAACAAGTATAACAGCAATGATTCAAGAAAATTTGGTCCTGTTCCTTATGACCTTATTGATGGCAAGATGCTCTGGAGG TTAACGCCACTTAAAAAATTTGGACCTTTCTGGTATAAATGA
- the LOC114374396 gene encoding uncharacterized protein LOC114374396 isoform X1: MEEETMVTWSTWEELLLGGAISRHGTRDWTVIAAELKTRTVSPCIFTPEVCKAKYEELNFQYPGGCTSWFEELKKKRVAELKRDLKQSEEVIGSLEMKIETLKAGRDEKRDDCHVDNGSAEPELNVPSHKLDRVNDSPKEMSKDGLSAGSFTHETKTNWTHECQIPATSCEDVATKPEASGSTKQEKVLNVDKLANIVYQEHGGCLKKPRGKRKRKDCSRSINEVSVRESDFSADVCKESSLSYCGEIVKSSGVNEENANLKTAGIKDLMELLDSFLVVQGASVFTYKHDNQKQGRYEKLIRQHVDFDTIKSRIHNGTIKSVVELLRDLLLLSNNALVFYSKNTREHKTGLQLRDLVIKTLTEKLESSSTSPVGDPSVNVISTRSSTSYLRDSSARVRSMPSTSPVRDSSVKVRSMRPGNRKIVAKVAGGSSSAERVLVGAKKANKVDTIPAERVSAAVKKANKVDSPPSVESLSIKKACGGRTRTVGHESAVKRNATPRNDRKRIAK, encoded by the exons GACGTGGAGCACCTGGGAGGAGCTTCTCCTTGGTGGAGCGATTTCCCGGCACGGAACCCGAGATTGGACCGTCATTGCCGCCGAACTCAAGACCCGAACCGTTTCACCATGCATTTTCACACCCGag GTTTGTAAAGCCAAATATGAAGAGTTGAATTTCCAGTATCCTGGGGGGTGCAC GTCTTGGTTCGAGGAGCTTAAGAAGAAAAGAGTGGCAGAGCTTAAGAGAGATTTGAAGCAATCTGAGGAAGTAATTGG GTCCCTTGAGATGAAGATTGAAACCCTTAAGGCTGGAAGGGATGAGAAAAGAGATGATTGCCATGTTGACAATGGCTCGGCTGAACCAGAGTTAAATGTTCCTTCTCATAAGTTGGATAGAGTTAACGATTCTCCAAAAGAGATGTCAAAGGATGGGTTATCTGCAGGGAGTTtcacacatgaaactaagacaAACTGGACTCATGAATGCCAGATTCCGGCAACATCTTGTGAAGATGTGGCGACCAAGCCTGAAGCATCAGGGTCCACTAAGCAGGAGAAAGTTTTGAATGTAGATAAGTTGGCTAACATTGTATATCAAGAACATGGAGGGTGTTTGAAAAAACCGAGAGGGAAGAGAAAGAGGAAGGATTGTAGCAGAAGTATTAACGAAGTAAGTGTAAGAGAAAGTGATTTTTCAGCTGATGTGTGTAAAGAAAGTTCTCTCAGCTACTGTGGCGAGATTGTTAAATCTTCTGGTGTGAATGAGGAGAATGCAAACTTGAAAACGGCTGGAATAAAAGATTTGATGGAGCTCTTAGATTCTTTTTTGGTAGTTCAAGGTGCTTCTGTCTTCACTTATAAGCATGATAACCAG AAGCAAGGAAGATACGAGAAATTGATCCGGCAGCATGTGGATTTTGACACCATAAAGTCAAGAATCCACAACGGAACAATCAAGTCCGTGGTAGAACTTTTAAGAGACTTGCTACTCCTGAGCAACAATGCTCTAGTGTTCTACTCCAAGAACACTCGTGAACACAAAACTGGTCTACAACTTAGAGACCTTGTCATCAAAACATTGACGGAGAAACTCGAGAGTTCTAGCACATCACCTGTGGGTGATCCTTCCGTGAATGTCATAAGCACACGTTCTAGCACATCGTATCTGCGTGATTCTTCAGCTAGAGTCAGAAGCATGCCTTCTACATCGCCTGTACGTGATTCGTCAGTGAAAGTCAGAAGCATGCGCCCTGGTAACCGCAAGATTGTTGCAAAGGTAGCTGGTGGCAGCAGCTCGGCTGAAAGGGTCTTAGTTGGAGCTAAGAAAGCTAACAAAGTAGATACTATACCAGCTGAAAGGGTCTCAGCTGCAGTTAAGAAAGCTAACAAAGTGGATTCTCCACCTTCAGTGGAATCCTTAAGCATCAAGAAAGCTTGTGGTGGTAGAACAAGAACGGTTGGACATGAAAGTGCAGTCAAGAGAAATGCAACACCAAGGAATGATAGGAAAAGGATAGCAAAGTGA
- the LOC114376522 gene encoding putative disease resistance protein At3g14460, whose translation MPVLETLGGALFGAVLQVLFDKLDSHQVLDYFLGRKLDGRLLKKLKRKLVSVNAVVDDAEQKQFTDAYVKAWLDDVRDVLLDTEDLLDEIDCEFSKTELEAESQTSASKVCDFESRIIDVLDDLDSLLDQKNDLGLKNVSHVGVGSGSGSKVSQKLPSTSLVVESIIYGRDDDKEIILNWLTSDTDNHNKISILSIVGMGGMGKTTLAQHVYNNPRIQEAKFDIKVWVCVSDDFDVLMLTKTILNKITKSKEDSGDDLEMVHGRLKEKLSGNKYLLVLDDVWNEDRDQWKALQTPLKYGAKGSKILVTTRSNKVASIMQSNKVHELKQLQEDHSWQVFAQHAFQDDYPKLNEQLKEIGIKIVEKCQGLPLALETVGCLLHTKPSVSQWEGVLKSKIWELPKDSKIIPALLLSYYHLPSHLKRCFAYCALFPKDHEFYKDSLIQLWVAENFVQCSQESTPQEEIGEQYFNDLLSSSFFQRSSRQECFVMHDLLNDLAKYVCGDICFRLEVDKPKSISKVRHFSFVPEYDQYFDGCGSLYHAKRLRTFMPVPSPARYIYTWDGRKLVDELFSKFKFLRILSLSFCYLKEMPDSVGNLKHLRSLDLSQTGIKKLPDSTCFLCNLQVLKLNYCHLLEELPSNLHKLTNLRCLEFMHTKVRKMPMHIGKLKNLQVLSSFYVGKGSDNCSIQQLGELNLHGRLPIWELQNIVNPLDALAADLKNKTHLLDLELEWDADRNLDDSIKERQVLENLQPSRHLKKLSIRNYGGAQFPSWLSDNSSCNVVSLSLKDCKYCLCLPPLGLLPRLKELSIEGFDGIVSINADFFGSRSSSFASLKTLEFRRMKEWEEWECKGVTGAFPCLQRLSMECCPKLKGQLPEQLCHLNDLRISGCEQLVVPSALSAPDIHKLYLADCGKLQIDHGTTLKEVTIRGHNVEAALLEQIGRNYSCSNNNIPIHSCYDFLLWLDISGGCDSLTTFPLDMFPILRKLDISKCPNLQRISQGQAHNHLQTLDIDECPQLESLPEGMHALLPSLDLLNIIDCPKVEMFPEGGLPSNLKYMSLYGSYKLMSSLKSALGGNHSLENLVIGGVDVECLPDEGVLPHSLVNLWIRECGDLKRLDYKGLCHLSSLKNLHLQDCPRLQCLPEEGLPKSISFLRIHNCPLLKQRCREPEGEDWPKIAHIKRVDIR comes from the coding sequence ATGCCAGTACTAGAAACCCTTGGTGGTGCTCTTTTTGGTGCTGTCCTTCAGGTGCTGTTTGACAAGCTGGATTCTCATCAAGTTTTGGattactttcttggaagaaagcTCGATGGGAGGCTGCTGAAAAAGTTGAAGAGGAAGCTGGTGTCCGTCAATGCTGTGGTTGATGATGCAGAACAAAAGCAGTTCACTGATGCATATGTGAAAGCATGGCTTGATGACGTCAGAGACGTGTTGCTTGATACCGAGGATCTGTTGGATGAAATAGACTGCGAATTCTCCAAAACTGAGTTGGAAGCTGAATCCCAGACCAGTGCTAGCAAGGTATGCGATTTTGAATCAAGGATCATAGATGTCCTTGATGACCTAGATTCTCTTTTAGACCAAAAGAATGATCTAGGTTTGAAAAATGTTAGTCATGTTGGGGTTGGATCAGGATCGGGTAGTAAAGTGTCACAGAAATTGCCATCCACATCTTTGGTGGTTGAAAGTATTATTTATGGCAGAGATGATGACAAAGAAATAATCCTTAATTGGCTGACTTCTGACACTGACAATCATAACAAGATATCAATACTTTCGATTGTGGGAATGGGTGGGATGGGTAAGACCACGCTTGCCCAACATGTATATAACAACCCAAGGATACAGGAGGCTAAATTTGACATCAAAGTCTGGGTCTGTGTTTCGGatgattttgatgttttgatgttaaCCAAGACAATTCTTAACAAAATCACTAAATCAAAAGAAGACAGTGGAGACGACCTAGAAATGGTTCATGGAAGATTGAAAGAAAAGTTGTCGGGGAATAAATATCTTCTGGTTCTGGATGATGTTTGGAACGAAGATCGAGACCAATGGAAGGCTTTACAAACTCCTCTTAAATACGGGGCTAAGGGAAGTAAAATTCTTGTCACGACTCGCAgtaacaaggttgcttcaatcATGCAGTCAAACAAAGTACATGAACTAAAGCAATTACAAGAAGATCACAGCTGGCAAGTTTTCGCTCAGCATGCATTCCAAGATGATTATCCTAAGTTGAATGAGCAGCTGAAGGAGATTGGTATAAAGATAGTTGAGAAGTGCCAAGGGTTGCCTCTAGCCTTAGAAACAGTTGGATGTCTTTTACACACAAAGCCATCTGTTTCACAATGGGAAGGTGTATTGAAAAGCAAGATATGGGAGTTACCGAAAGACAGTAAAATCATCCCTGCTTTATTGTTGAGCTATTACCATCTTCCTTCTCATCTCAAGAGATGTTTCGCTTATTGTGCCTTATTCCCTAAAGATCACGAGTTTTACAAGGATAGCTTAATTCAGTTATGGGTGGCTGAAAATTTTGTACAATGCTCTCAAGAGAGTACTCCTCAAGAAGAAATTGGTGAACAATACTTCAATGATCTATTATCAAGTTCCTTCTTTCAACGATCAAGTAGACAAGAGTGTTTTGTCATGCATGACCTTCTCAATGATTTGGCAAAATATGTTTGTGGAGACATTTGTTTCAGGTTAGAAGTTGATAAACCAAAAAGTATATCAAAAGTCCGTCATTTTTCATTTGTACCTGAATACGATCAATATTTTGATGGGTGCGGGAGTTTATATCATGCTAAAAGGCTACGGACATTTATGCCCGTACCTAGCCCAGcaagatatatatatacttgGGATGGTAGGAAACTAGTAGATGAGTTGTTCTCCAAGTTTAAGTTCTTACGCATCTTGTCTTTGTCTTTTTGTTACCTTAAAGAGATGCCTGACTCTGTAGGCAATCTTAAGCATCTTCGTTCGTTAGACCTTTCCCAGACTGGCATAAAAAAACTACCTGATTCAACGTGTTTTCTCTGTAACTTGCAAGTCTTGAAGCTGAATTATTGTCACCTTTTGGAGGAGCTACCCTCAAATTTGCATAAACTCACCAATTTGCGCTGTCTTGAATTTATGCACACTAAAGTGAGAAAGATGCCAATGCATATTGGAAAACTAAAGAATCTTCAGGTGTTGAGTTCGTTTTATGTTGGAAAGGGCAGCGACAACTGCAGTATTCAACAGTTAGGGGAACTCAATCTTCATGGAAGGCTACCAATTTGGGAGCTGCAAAATATTGTGAATCCCTTGGATGCATTGGCAGcagatttgaaaaataaaacccaTCTTCTGGATCTAGAGTTAGAATGGGATGCGGACCGGAACCTTGAtgattcaataaaagaaagacaaGTACTTGAGAATCTGCAACCTTCAAGACATTTGAAGAAATTGTCAATCAGGAACTACGGTGGTGCTCAATTTCCTAGTTGGTTATCGGATAATTCATCATGTAATGTGGTGTCCTTAAGCTTGAAGGACTGTAAATATTGCCTATGTTTGCCTCCCCTTGGACTTTTGCCACGTCTGAAGGAGCTTTCAATTGAAGGGTTTGATGGGATTGTGAGTATTAATGCTGATTTTTTCGGGAGTCGCTCTTCTTCATTTGCATCCTTGAAAACACTGGAGTTCCGCCGGATGAAGGAATGGGAAGAATGGGAATGTAAAGGTGTGACAGGTGCTTTTCCATGTCTTCAACGTCTTTCTATGGAGTGTTGTCCCAAGCTGAAAGGGCAGTTGCCAGAGCAACTATGTCATTTAAATGATCTAAGGATTTCTGGGTGCGAACAACTTGTTGTACCTTCTGCTCTCAGTGCCCCAGATATTCATAAATTATACCTAGCAGACTGTGGAAAGCTGCAAATTGATCATGGGACAACTTTGAAAGAGGTTACCATTAGAGGTCACAACGTGGAGGCAGCTTTACTGGAACAGATTGGACGCAATTACTCTTGTTCAAATAACAATATTCCCATCCACAGTTGCTATGATTTCCTTCTATGGTTGGACATCTCTGGTGGCTGCGACTCTCTAACGACCTTTCCGCTAGATATGTTCCCAATACTCAGGAAGCTTGATATCTCGAAGTGTCCTAATCTACAGAGGATTTCACAGGGGCAGGCTCATAATCATCTCCAGACTCTGGATATCGATGAGTGCCCCCAATTAGAATCATTGCCTGAAGGAATGCATGCCCTCCTTCCATCTCTTGATCTGCTGAACATAATTGATTGTCCAAAAGTTGAAATGTTTCCCGAAGGAGgtttgccatcaaatttaaaatatatgagtCTCTATGGTAGTTACAAACTTATGTCCTCATTGAAAAGTGCCTTGGGAGGCAATCACTCTCTAGAAAACTTAGTTATTGGAGGAGTGGATGTTGAGTGTCTTCCTGACGAAGGTGTACTGCCACACTCTCTTGTTAATCTATGGATAAGGGAGTGTGGAGATCTAAAAAGACTGGACTACAAAGGTCTCTGCCACCTCTCCTCTCTCAAGAACTTGCATCTTCAAGACTGCCCCAGGCTCCAATGCTTACCAGAGGAGGGTCTGCCCAAATCCATTTCATTTTTGCGCATTCACAATTGTCCGTTGCTCAAACAACGTTGCCGGGAACCCGAAGGCGAAGACTGGCCAAAGATTGCTCACATTAAACGCGTGGATATAAGGTAG
- the LOC114376526 gene encoding cilia- and flagella-associated protein 20-like encodes MIRMSDDNFEPQIFKCAVTRVKPYMCTMPLRMDEGWNQIQFNLADFTKRAYGTNYVETLRVQAHANCRLRRIYFSDRLYSEEELPPEFKLYLPMQKS; translated from the exons ATGATAAGAATGTCAGACGACAATTTCGAGCCTCAAATTTTCAAGTGT GCTGTCACTCGGGTAAAGCCCTACATGTGCACTATGCCACTGAGAATGGATGAGGGGTGGAATCAAATCCAGTTTAACCTGGCTGATTTCACCAAGAGAGCATATGGTACTAATTATGTGGAGACACTGCGAGTTCAGGCACATGCAAACTGTCGCCTGAGAAGGATTTACTTCTCTGACCGCCTCTACTCTGAAGAGGAACTCCCTCCAGAGTTCAAATTGTACCTTCCAATGCAG AAATCATGA